The Methanobrevibacter sp. genome includes a region encoding these proteins:
- a CDS encoding PsbP-related protein — translation MVKGNKDKFVLELGNDDNGQPKTLSAEETLQQMRRGFNNGSITFEYPFLWQEIKSEEEDEFTNIVLLNKSNNSIVKVSTQPCLVNTVDELKELVERDLKSMECEIQQSGMESFENYGIWDIIYITKEGLEVEQYAILKDNNLYSLELYTKNNRDQVAVKSFVEVIQTFKILKPVYKVDGDSYEKI, via the coding sequence ATGGTGAAAGGAAATAAGGATAAGTTTGTACTTGAATTGGGAAATGACGATAATGGACAGCCAAAGACACTTAGCGCTGAAGAGACTTTGCAGCAAATGAGAAGAGGCTTCAACAACGGGTCAATCACCTTTGAATATCCCTTCCTATGGCAGGAAATAAAAAGCGAAGAGGAAGATGAATTCACCAACATCGTATTGTTGAATAAAAGCAACAATTCCATTGTAAAGGTATCCACACAGCCTTGTCTGGTAAACACTGTTGATGAATTGAAGGAACTTGTGGAAAGGGACCTTAAGTCAATGGAATGTGAGATTCAGCAGTCTGGAATGGAAAGCTTTGAGAATTATGGAATCTGGGATATAATCTACATTACAAAGGAAGGGTTGGAAGTTGAGCAATATGCCATTCTAAAGGATAACAACCTATATTCACTTGAATTGTACACAAAGAACAATAGGGATCAAGTTGCAGTAAAATCATTTGTGGAAGTCATTCAGACATTTAAGATCTTAAAACCTGTTTATAAGGTAGATGGGGATTCATACGAGAAGATATAA
- a CDS encoding MarR family transcriptional regulator: protein MSDKDKVIEAFKNSEDPLNATKVSEISGVEKKEVDKIMKELKKDEVIVSPKRCYWTLADK from the coding sequence ATGTCTGATAAAGATAAAGTAATTGAAGCATTTAAGAACTCAGAAGATCCTTTAAACGCTACAAAAGTTAGTGAAATTTCTGGTGTTGAAAAGAAAGAAGTAGATAAGATTATGAAGGAATTAAAGAAAGACGAAGTTATTGTCTCTCCAAAAAGATGCTATTGGACTCTTGCAGACAAATAA
- a CDS encoding RNA-guided pseudouridylation complex pseudouridine synthase subunit Cbf5, which produces MEDYLIKSNVETNPEYGCNPYERPIEEHIAKGIINLDKPSGPTSHEVDSWVKRILGCKKTGHGGTLDPKVTGVLPIGIDNATRVSQLLLPAGKEYVCLMTLHKELPEDQIRAIFDEFTGKIYQTPPVKSAVKRELRVRNIYYSTIYEIEGKDVLFRIGCEAGTYVRTYCHDIGEALGCGAHMAELRRTRVGPFDERKGDLVNLHDLTDAYHFYIEDGDESYIRKAIQPMEVASSHLPQIFIKDSAVEAICQGAKLGAGGIAKLSKDIQKGNLVAIKSLKGELVAAGTSLFSSGEIMNADSGLVVDTNKVFMDTGIYPKGW; this is translated from the coding sequence ATGGAAGATTATCTCATAAAATCAAATGTGGAAACCAATCCGGAATATGGATGCAATCCATATGAAAGACCTATAGAGGAACATATAGCTAAAGGTATAATCAATTTGGACAAGCCATCCGGCCCAACATCCCATGAAGTGGATTCCTGGGTTAAAAGGATACTTGGCTGCAAAAAGACAGGGCATGGAGGAACCCTTGACCCTAAAGTGACTGGAGTTCTGCCAATCGGAATCGACAATGCCACAAGGGTAAGCCAACTTCTTCTCCCTGCAGGTAAGGAATATGTATGTCTCATGACATTGCACAAGGAATTGCCGGAAGATCAAATAAGAGCTATTTTTGATGAATTTACCGGTAAGATTTACCAGACACCACCTGTTAAATCAGCTGTAAAACGTGAATTAAGGGTAAGAAACATTTACTACTCCACAATCTATGAGATTGAAGGTAAGGATGTACTATTCAGAATAGGCTGTGAGGCAGGAACCTATGTGAGGACCTATTGTCATGATATCGGTGAGGCATTGGGCTGCGGAGCTCATATGGCAGAGCTTAGAAGAACTAGAGTGGGTCCATTCGATGAGCGAAAGGGTGACCTCGTAAACCTGCATGACCTTACAGATGCCTATCATTTCTATATTGAGGATGGTGATGAATCATACATACGGAAAGCCATTCAGCCAATGGAAGTTGCCAGCTCTCACCTTCCCCAGATATTCATAAAGGATTCTGCTGTTGAGGCCATCTGCCAAGGGGCAAAGCTTGGTGCAGGAGGAATAGCTAAACTGTCTAAGGACATTCAAAAGGGAAATCTTGTTGCAATCAAGTCCTTAAAAGGAGAATTGGTGGCTGCAGGAACTTCACTGTTCTCATCTGGAGAGATAATGAATGCGGATTCCGGTTTGGTGGTTGATACAAACAAGGTCTTTATGGATACTGGAATTTATCCAAAGGGATGGTGA
- a CDS encoding dCMP deaminase family protein: MVEDKAKTENNANRMSKTEYYLAIALAVSKRSTCLKRRYGAVIVNNDEIISTGYNGNPRGEENCCDRGSCQRMNLPSNSGNYNDCFSVHAEQNAMISARRKDMLGATIYLAGEMSVDGDWVEIEDAEPCPICFRMIKNSGIDKIVSKKGIIKLHTPVQ, from the coding sequence ATGGTAGAGGATAAAGCTAAAACTGAAAACAATGCAAACCGTATGAGTAAAACAGAATATTATCTTGCAATCGCACTTGCAGTATCAAAAAGAAGCACCTGCTTGAAAAGACGCTATGGAGCGGTAATAGTAAATAACGATGAAATTATCAGCACAGGATATAATGGAAATCCAAGAGGAGAGGAAAACTGCTGCGACAGAGGGTCATGCCAAAGAATGAACCTTCCATCAAATTCCGGAAACTATAACGACTGCTTTTCAGTTCATGCCGAACAGAATGCTATGATCAGTGCAAGAAGGAAAGACATGCTTGGAGCTACAATCTATCTTGCAGGAGAAATGTCTGTTGATGGCGATTGGGTAGAAATAGAAGATGCTGAACCTTGTCCTATATGCTTTAGAATGATAAAGAACTCTGGAATTGATAAGATAGTAAGCAAGAAAGGGATCATTAAGCTACATACACCCGTACAATAA
- a CDS encoding 50S ribosomal protein L14e: MAAIEVGRKCIKTAGREAGKECEIVAIIDENFVEVKGDEVKNRRCNINHLEPIME, translated from the coding sequence ATGGCAGCTATAGAAGTTGGTAGAAAATGTATTAAGACTGCTGGAAGAGAAGCAGGTAAAGAATGTGAAATTGTTGCAATCATTGATGAAAACTTCGTGGAAGTAAAAGGAGACGAAGTTAAAAACAGACGTTGTAACATCAACCATTTAGAACCTATCATGGAATAA
- the cmk gene encoding (d)CMP kinase: MIITIGGTAGSGTTTAAKVLSEKLGIPFVSAGAIFREMAAERGMSPVEFGKFAENNTDIDKEIDNRQAKLAEEAQDLIVEGRLSAYFIDADLKVCFTAPLEIRAKRVCEREGKSIELAKEEILSREESEALRYMDIHNIDIRNMDIYDLIINTNSFNPDSIAEIILTTLKVI, encoded by the coding sequence ATGATAATAACAATCGGTGGTACAGCAGGTAGTGGAACTACAACTGCTGCAAAGGTATTATCTGAGAAGTTAGGTATTCCATTTGTTTCTGCAGGTGCGATATTCAGAGAGATGGCTGCAGAGAGGGGAATGTCTCCAGTTGAATTCGGCAAATTTGCTGAAAATAATACTGACATCGATAAAGAGATTGATAATAGACAAGCTAAACTTGCAGAGGAAGCTCAAGATCTTATTGTTGAAGGAAGGCTTTCCGCATATTTCATTGATGCGGATTTGAAAGTCTGCTTTACCGCTCCTTTAGAAATTAGAGCTAAAAGGGTATGTGAAAGGGAAGGCAAATCAATTGAGCTTGCAAAAGAGGAAATTCTTTCTCGTGAGGAAAGTGAAGCTTTAAGATATATGGATATTCATAACATAGATATTAGAAATATGGATATTTATGATTTAATTATAAATACTAACAGCTTTAACCCTGATAGTATTGCGGAAATTATTTTAACAACATTAAAGGTGATATAA
- a CDS encoding EMC3/TMCO1 family protein — translation MAYQGSFLLGISWLQPVFDAMNAVLNPLVQMDPTPNNPVLTVFVISFIISLLTVTAQKLLVDQDKMNEMQAKSKALQKELREAQASGDTKQMAKVQAKQMDMMADQSEIMKMSFRPMIVTMVPILLIFAWMWQSSIRNIIVVFPPAVYYCTLTPIFHSLGQMLYGGNITTIPYGIGWLWWYFICTFGMSQIIRKFMGFKNGF, via the coding sequence ATGGCGTATCAAGGTAGTTTTTTATTAGGTATTTCCTGGCTTCAACCTGTGTTTGATGCCATGAATGCTGTTTTAAATCCATTAGTTCAAATGGATCCTACCCCTAATAACCCAGTGCTTACCGTATTTGTGATATCATTCATCATATCACTATTGACTGTAACCGCTCAGAAGTTATTGGTGGACCAGGATAAAATGAATGAAATGCAAGCTAAATCCAAAGCTCTTCAAAAAGAGTTGAGGGAAGCCCAAGCCAGTGGAGACACTAAACAAATGGCAAAAGTTCAAGCTAAGCAAATGGATATGATGGCAGACCAATCTGAAATTATGAAAATGTCATTTAGACCAATGATTGTTACTATGGTTCCAATCTTATTGATTTTTGCCTGGATGTGGCAATCTTCAATTAGAAATATTATTGTGGTATTTCCTCCAGCTGTTTATTATTGTACTTTAACTCCGATCTTCCACTCATTAGGGCAAATGCTTTATGGTGGTAACATAACTACCATTCCATATGGAATAGGATGGTTATGGTGGTACTTCATTTGTACATTTGGAATGTCACAAATCATTAGGAAATTTATGGGATTCAAGAATGGTTTCTAA
- a CDS encoding adenylate kinase encodes MKLVVITGIPGSGSTTVLKKALEEVDYLHLNYGDIMTEIALEKGLVENRDELRKLPAETQKEIQKEAGIRISEKSETTNVIVDTHCTISTPKGFLPGLPKWVLEGLNPDIFILIEAYPDEVIVRRLGDETRQRDAEKAKDIQLHQEMNRAAAMAYATLTGATVKIISNHDNHLPSTVKKMVDVLK; translated from the coding sequence ATGAAATTGGTAGTTATTACTGGTATTCCAGGTTCTGGAAGTACAACTGTACTTAAAAAAGCATTAGAGGAAGTTGATTATCTTCATTTAAACTATGGAGACATCATGACTGAAATTGCTTTAGAGAAAGGTCTTGTTGAAAATAGGGATGAGTTAAGAAAATTGCCTGCTGAAACCCAAAAGGAGATTCAAAAGGAAGCAGGTATCAGAATTAGTGAGAAATCCGAAACCACTAATGTGATCGTTGACACTCATTGTACTATCAGCACACCTAAAGGTTTCTTGCCAGGACTTCCTAAATGGGTCTTAGAAGGATTGAATCCTGATATATTCATTTTAATTGAAGCATATCCTGATGAAGTCATCGTCAGAAGATTAGGTGATGAAACCAGACAAAGAGATGCTGAAAAGGCTAAGGACATTCAGTTACATCAGGAAATGAACAGAGCTGCAGCAATGGCTTATGCCACTTTAACTGGAGCTACTGTAAAGATTATTTCCAATCATGACAATCATTTGCCTTCAACTGTAAAGAAAATGGTTGATGTCTTGAAATAA
- the secY gene encoding preprotein translocase subunit SecY — protein MILENFKPIFKLLPEVKTPIHRQDFREKLKWTAIVLVLYYFLTQIPLYGLSPAAVDQFAQLRAVMAGSFGSILTLGIGPIVTASIVLQLLVGAKILNLDLSQHEHKAMFQSTQKLLAILFTIFEAGVLVLTGSLVPIDTSYYGIMILQLVIGAILILYLDEVVSKWGFGSGVGLFIAAGVAQTIITGTFNFLPATAASTTASGILPGFIQSIIGGSPNFTILIPLIATIVVFLMAVYGESMRIEIPISHGQVRGHGRIRGSVGKYPLKFIYASNMPVILTSALLVNVSLFASVFQKLGFPILGEVSGGRPISGLALWLTTPNSLSVLFTNPLRVVFYGIFFLACCVLFSWLWVEISGSLNAKEVSKQLYNSGIQIPGFRSSKRQLYMIMKKYIPALTILGGLFVGILAFIADLTGALGGGTGVLLTVGIVYRLYEEIAQEQLMDMHPMLRKVFE, from the coding sequence ATGATTTTAGAGAATTTTAAGCCTATATTTAAGTTGCTTCCTGAGGTCAAGACTCCTATTCACAGGCAGGACTTTAGGGAAAAACTTAAATGGACAGCTATAGTTTTAGTTTTATATTACTTTTTAACTCAAATTCCATTATATGGTTTGAGTCCAGCTGCAGTTGACCAATTTGCCCAATTGAGAGCTGTTATGGCAGGTAGTTTTGGGTCAATTCTTACTTTAGGTATAGGACCTATCGTAACCGCATCTATTGTATTGCAACTATTGGTCGGTGCAAAAATATTAAATTTAGACTTATCTCAACATGAACATAAGGCTATGTTTCAAAGTACTCAAAAATTATTAGCTATTTTATTCACAATTTTCGAAGCAGGAGTTTTAGTACTTACTGGAAGTTTAGTGCCTATAGACACTTCATACTATGGAATAATGATTCTCCAATTGGTAATCGGCGCTATCTTGATCTTGTACCTTGATGAAGTGGTATCCAAATGGGGATTCGGTAGTGGTGTAGGATTGTTCATTGCTGCTGGTGTAGCACAGACCATTATTACCGGAACATTCAACTTCTTGCCGGCTACTGCGGCATCCACTACAGCTTCAGGTATTCTCCCTGGTTTTATCCAATCAATCATTGGTGGATCTCCTAATTTCACCATCTTGATTCCATTGATTGCAACCATTGTTGTGTTCCTTATGGCTGTATATGGTGAAAGTATGAGAATTGAGATTCCTATTTCTCACGGTCAGGTAAGAGGACACGGTAGAATCAGAGGATCTGTAGGTAAATATCCTTTAAAGTTCATTTACGCAAGTAACATGCCGGTTATTTTGACAAGTGCGCTTCTTGTAAACGTTTCACTTTTCGCCAGTGTATTCCAGAAACTCGGTTTCCCTATATTAGGTGAAGTTTCAGGCGGAAGGCCTATCAGCGGACTTGCATTGTGGCTGACCACTCCTAACAGTTTAAGCGTATTGTTCACAAATCCATTAAGGGTTGTCTTCTATGGTATTTTCTTCTTGGCTTGTTGTGTGCTTTTCTCATGGTTATGGGTGGAAATCAGCGGTTCCTTGAATGCGAAGGAGGTTTCCAAGCAACTTTATAACTCAGGTATACAGATTCCTGGTTTCAGAAGCAGTAAAAGACAACTTTATATGATTATGAAAAAGTATATTCCGGCTCTTACAATTCTCGGTGGTCTCTTTGTAGGTATTTTGGCGTTCATCGCTGACTTGACCGGTGCTCTCGGTGGAGGTACTGGTGTATTGCTTACTGTAGGTATTGTCTACAGACTTTATGAAGAGATTGCTCAAGAGCAACTTATGGATATGCACCCAATGTTAAGAAAAGTATTCGAATAA
- a CDS encoding uL15 family ribosomal protein translates to MIRKGKKINKMRGSRSNGGGSVKRRRGAGNKGGKGKAGAGKHHWSTTVIENRYYFGKHGFKRPQKTIHRSYPVNLNFLNDKAEEFVEQGIATKEDDVIVIDVTELGYNKVLATGSLDIPLVIKSPAFSESAIEKIEEAGGEAVEL, encoded by the coding sequence ATGATAAGAAAAGGTAAAAAGATTAATAAAATGAGAGGTTCCAGATCTAACGGTGGAGGCTCTGTCAAAAGAAGAAGAGGAGCAGGAAACAAAGGTGGTAAAGGTAAAGCTGGAGCTGGAAAACACCACTGGTCCACTACCGTAATTGAAAACAGATATTACTTCGGTAAACACGGTTTCAAAAGACCTCAAAAAACCATTCACAGATCCTATCCTGTCAACTTAAACTTCTTGAATGATAAGGCTGAAGAGTTTGTAGAGCAAGGAATTGCAACCAAGGAAGACGATGTCATTGTAATTGACGTAACCGAATTAGGCTACAACAAAGTTTTAGCAACCGGTTCCCTTGACATTCCTTTAGTGATCAAATCCCCTGCATTCTCCGAATCAGCTATTGAAAAGATAGAAGAAGCTGGCGGAGAAGCTGTTGAACTTTAA
- a CDS encoding 50S ribosomal protein L30: MYLVIRIRGTTGVKQPIASTLEMLRLNRISHAVLVDENPSYKGMLQKAKDYITWGEVDLETLTELVEKRGRLVGGARLSEEYLAENTDYSTFEELANALINGEIKAQDIDMKPVFRLHPPRKGYKGIRHSVNEGGSLGYRGEDINNLAIRMA; the protein is encoded by the coding sequence ATGTATTTGGTAATTAGAATTAGAGGTACTACTGGGGTCAAACAACCTATTGCTAGTACTTTAGAAATGTTAAGACTCAACAGAATCAGTCATGCTGTATTAGTTGATGAAAACCCAAGTTACAAAGGTATGCTCCAAAAGGCAAAAGACTACATCACTTGGGGAGAAGTTGATTTAGAAACTCTCACTGAACTTGTTGAAAAAAGAGGAAGATTAGTCGGTGGAGCTCGTCTCAGCGAAGAATACTTGGCTGAAAACACTGATTATTCCACTTTTGAAGAATTGGCTAATGCATTAATCAACGGAGAAATCAAAGCTCAAGATATTGATATGAAACCTGTATTCCGTTTACATCCTCCAAGAAAAGGATACAAAGGAATTAGACATTCTGTAAATGAAGGCGGATCCTTAGGTTACAGAGGCGAAGATATTAATAATCTTGCAATAAGAATGGCTTAA
- the rpsE gene encoding 30S ribosomal protein S5 gives MSFNMDDWEPKTNLGKEVKAGNITDIDEIFEKGLPIMELEIVDALLPDLEEEVMDVNLVQRMHKSGRKVNFRVIVAVGNKNGYVGLGQGKAREVGPAIRKAVDNAKYNIIKVRRGCGDWGCVCGRQHTVPFKVTGKASSVNVTLRPAPAGVGLAIGDVGKTILSLAGIKDVWSQASGQTQTTVNFANAVFEALKEASRMKASEQDLKNMGVIQ, from the coding sequence ATGAGCTTTAATATGGATGATTGGGAACCTAAAACCAATTTAGGTAAAGAAGTAAAAGCAGGAAATATCACCGATATTGATGAAATCTTCGAAAAAGGTCTCCCTATAATGGAATTGGAAATTGTAGATGCATTGCTTCCTGATTTGGAAGAAGAAGTAATGGATGTAAATTTAGTTCAAAGAATGCACAAATCTGGTAGAAAAGTAAACTTTAGAGTAATCGTTGCAGTAGGTAACAAAAATGGTTACGTAGGTTTAGGACAAGGTAAAGCTAGAGAAGTAGGTCCTGCTATCAGAAAAGCTGTAGATAATGCTAAATATAACATTATCAAAGTAAGAAGAGGTTGTGGAGATTGGGGTTGTGTATGTGGAAGACAACACACCGTTCCTTTCAAAGTAACCGGTAAAGCAAGCAGTGTAAACGTAACCTTAAGACCTGCTCCTGCAGGTGTAGGCTTGGCTATTGGAGATGTCGGTAAAACCATTCTCTCCCTTGCTGGTATCAAAGACGTATGGTCTCAAGCAAGCGGTCAAACCCAAACCACTGTAAACTTTGCTAATGCTGTATTCGAAGCTTTAAAAGAAGCAAGCAGAATGAAAGCTTCAGAACAAGACCTTAAAAATATGGGAGTAATCCAATAG
- a CDS encoding 50S ribosomal protein L18: protein MASGSNYKVAFRRRREGKTDYATRAKLVDVDKSRLVVRISNANCIVQVVNVGKDGDETVVSAHSKELNKLGWLAGNKNTSAVYLTAYLCGKKAVAAGVDYAIADIGLKSPIRGSKVFAAVKGAADAGLNVPYGESIIPTEDRINGEHIAEYAESLDEEELNKRFSQYLARGLQPTDLPEHFEEIKNKIDEAEL, encoded by the coding sequence TTGGCAAGCGGATCAAATTATAAAGTAGCATTCAGAAGAAGAAGAGAAGGTAAGACTGATTATGCTACCAGAGCGAAATTAGTTGATGTGGATAAATCCAGATTAGTTGTAAGAATTTCCAACGCTAACTGTATTGTTCAAGTTGTGAATGTCGGTAAAGACGGTGATGAAACTGTCGTATCAGCTCACAGTAAGGAATTGAACAAATTAGGATGGTTAGCAGGAAACAAAAACACTAGTGCTGTTTATTTAACCGCATACTTATGTGGTAAGAAAGCTGTTGCAGCAGGTGTTGACTATGCTATTGCTGATATTGGTTTAAAATCTCCTATTAGAGGATCAAAAGTATTTGCTGCTGTTAAAGGTGCTGCAGATGCTGGTTTGAATGTACCATACGGTGAATCTATTATCCCTACTGAAGACAGAATCAATGGTGAACATATTGCAGAATATGCAGAAAGCTTAGATGAAGAGGAATTAAACAAGAGATTCTCTCAATACTTGGCTAGAGGTCTTCAACCTACTGATTTACCTGAACACTTTGAAGAAATTAAAAATAAAATTGACGAGGCTGAATTATGA
- a CDS encoding 50S ribosomal protein L19e, whose product MNLTTQKRLAASILKVGVNRVWIDPEEIEEVSRAITRDSVKQLIDQGIIKARPKTGISSYRSKKIKEQKKKGKRKGRGSIKGAKNARTPKKQVWMKTIRALRTDLKDMRDSGEIDPTTYRKLYKMAKGGAFRSKSYMKTYARDHDLIK is encoded by the coding sequence ATGAATCTTACTACACAAAAAAGATTAGCTGCTAGTATACTTAAAGTTGGAGTTAACCGTGTATGGATAGACCCTGAAGAAATTGAAGAAGTTTCTAGAGCTATCACAAGAGACAGCGTTAAACAACTTATAGATCAAGGTATTATCAAAGCTAGACCAAAAACTGGTATTAGTAGCTACAGATCTAAGAAAATCAAAGAGCAAAAGAAAAAAGGTAAACGTAAAGGAAGAGGTAGTATCAAAGGAGCTAAAAACGCTCGTACTCCTAAAAAACAAGTTTGGATGAAAACCATCCGTGCTTTAAGAACTGACTTGAAAGATATGAGAGACTCTGGTGAAATTGACCCTACTACCTACCGTAAATTATACAAGATGGCAAAAGGTGGAGCTTTCAGAAGTAAATCTTACATGAAAACTTACGCTAGAGACCATGATTTAATCAAATAG
- a CDS encoding 50S ribosomal protein L32e: MSKDFKRQEYARYKKLGTKWRRPRGKTSKMRRYEAGKPAMPSIGYRTPRATRGLHPSGYRDVLVNNMKDLEALDAETDAARISATIGKRKKELMLAKASELGIKVLNK; the protein is encoded by the coding sequence ATGAGTAAAGATTTTAAAAGACAAGAATATGCTCGTTATAAAAAATTAGGAACCAAATGGAGACGTCCTAGAGGAAAAACTAGTAAAATGAGAAGATACGAAGCAGGAAAACCTGCAATGCCATCAATTGGTTATCGTACTCCTAGAGCTACTAGAGGATTACATCCTTCTGGTTACAGAGATGTTCTTGTTAATAACATGAAAGATTTGGAAGCACTTGACGCAGAAACCGATGCTGCAAGAATCAGTGCAACCATTGGTAAACGTAAAAAAGAATTGATGTTGGCTAAAGCATCAGAATTAGGTATAAAAGTATTAAACAAATAA
- a CDS encoding 50S ribosomal protein L6: MVLAAAIREEIEIPEGVEVIIEDEVSVKGPNGEISRKFTYPNVTISKEDNLVVLETAFPKKKDKSMIGTTRAHINNMITGVTDGFTYHMKIVFAHFPMAVKVQDKEKIVTIENFIGERHPRSSKIVGDAKVQVKGDEVIITGVNKEDVGQTMANLEQATKIRGKDPRVFQDGIYLTSRE, from the coding sequence ATGGTATTAGCTGCAGCTATAAGGGAAGAAATTGAAATCCCTGAAGGCGTTGAAGTTATAATTGAAGATGAAGTTTCTGTGAAAGGACCTAACGGTGAGATTTCCAGGAAATTTACTTACCCTAATGTAACTATTTCAAAAGAAGATAATCTCGTTGTTCTTGAAACCGCTTTCCCTAAAAAGAAAGACAAATCCATGATTGGAACCACTAGAGCTCACATCAACAATATGATTACCGGTGTAACCGACGGTTTCACTTATCATATGAAAATTGTATTCGCTCACTTTCCAATGGCAGTAAAGGTTCAAGACAAGGAAAAAATTGTTACTATCGAGAACTTTATTGGAGAAAGACATCCTAGATCTTCAAAGATTGTCGGAGACGCTAAAGTTCAAGTAAAAGGTGATGAAGTAATCATTACCGGTGTTAACAAGGAAGATGTCGGTCAAACTATGGCTAACTTAGAACAAGCTACTAAGATTAGAGGAAAAGATCCTAGAGTATTCCAGGATGGTATCTATTTAACTAGTAGAGAATAG
- a CDS encoding 30S ribosomal protein S8 translates to MTLMDPLADALTNIRNNERQVNDHCTIRPASKLIGRVLSTMQKENYIGEFEFIDDNKAGIFEVQLEGNINQCGVIKPRHAVKKDEFEKFEKRYLPAKNFGILIVTTPEGIMTHREAKERGIGGRLLAYMY, encoded by the coding sequence ATGACTCTTATGGACCCTCTTGCTGATGCTTTAACAAACATTAGAAATAACGAACGTCAAGTAAATGACCACTGTACTATTCGTCCAGCATCCAAATTGATCGGACGTGTGTTAAGCACTATGCAAAAAGAGAATTATATAGGTGAATTTGAATTTATAGATGACAACAAGGCTGGAATATTCGAAGTCCAATTGGAAGGTAACATCAACCAATGTGGTGTAATCAAGCCTCGTCATGCTGTAAAGAAAGATGAATTTGAGAAATTCGAAAAAAGATATTTACCAGCAAAGAACTTCGGTATCTTAATCGTAACCACTCCTGAAGGTATCATGACCCACAGGGAAGCTAAGGAAAGAGGTATCGGCGGACGTTTGTTGGCTTACATGTATTAG
- a CDS encoding 30S ribosomal protein S14 — protein sequence MIILPRKYGKASKKCSRCGDHSAIVSRYGLNLCRQCFREIAPKIGFKKYN from the coding sequence GTGATTATATTGCCAAGAAAATACGGAAAAGCTTCAAAAAAATGTAGCCGTTGTGGAGACCACTCTGCTATTGTAAGCAGATACGGACTCAACTTATGCAGGCAATGTTTTAGAGAAATTGCTCCTAAAATAGGATTTAAAAAATATAATTAA
- a CDS encoding 50S ribosomal protein L5, translating into MNPMNEVIISKATINIGVGEAGEKLSRAMTLIENMTGQTPVKTYSKVTNPEWGIRKRQPIACKVTLRGEKAEDAIKLVLEGINNKLRPSQFDAQGNVSFGIREHIDIPGMRYDPDIGIFGMNLSITFEKPGYRIKRRKIQKKSIPKRHRITPEETMKFMEEKFNVTIQEEEDYE; encoded by the coding sequence ATGAACCCAATGAATGAAGTAATCATTTCCAAAGCTACCATCAACATTGGTGTTGGTGAAGCTGGTGAGAAATTATCAAGAGCTATGACTCTTATTGAAAACATGACTGGTCAGACTCCTGTCAAAACCTATTCAAAAGTCACTAACCCAGAATGGGGTATCAGAAAAAGACAACCTATTGCATGTAAGGTCACTCTCCGTGGAGAAAAGGCTGAAGATGCAATTAAATTGGTTTTAGAAGGTATCAACAATAAGTTAAGACCTAGTCAATTTGATGCACAAGGTAATGTTTCTTTCGGTATTAGAGAACATATTGATATTCCTGGAATGAGATATGACCCTGATATTGGTATTTTTGGTATGAATCTTTCTATCACCTTTGAAAAACCAGGTTATAGAATCAAAAGAAGAAAAATCCAAAAGAAATCCATTCCAAAAAGACATAGAATCACTCCTGAAGAAACTATGAAATTTATGGAAGAAAAATTCAATGTTACTATCCAAGAAGAGGAAGATTACGAATAG